In Mycoplasmopsis californica, one genomic interval encodes:
- a CDS encoding MAG0920 family protein: MFQDGLLTAFGKLIISIIFWLLFILADRLCSLTFLWFKKVNSITYKKILKDNYSSLMNNINKNKQRKVNKICFNIFDSKLKFWKKEIIICSILGLASFILLIVSISIFIVNWKELLQSSFNVDDFVETCLYFCFLPIFTITNNLKTIFKIYTFFSIKKILIEWKDKNDKLPDELLIENTPDVENKEMLEVFVKFNLKLERTIENSNFKTIVEILKSCQSYEEFCNEFYFCVVCNYQNISVNGVRFEKENFSWLWKNREYIYEHFFKNQK, translated from the coding sequence TTGTTTCAAGATGGTTTGCTCACAGCCTTTGGCAAATTAATTATATCCATAATCTTTTGATTGCTTTTCATATTAGCTGACCGGTTATGTTCATTGACATTTTTATGGTTCAAAAAAGTTAATAGTATCACCTATAAAAAAATATTAAAGGATAATTATTCATCATTGATGAATAACATTAATAAAAATAAACAAAGAAAAGTAAATAAAATTTGTTTCAATATATTTGACTCTAAATTAAAATTTTGAAAAAAAGAAATTATCATATGTAGTATTCTAGGTTTAGCTTCTTTTATTTTACTAATTGTCAGCATTTCAATTTTTATAGTTAATTGAAAAGAGTTGCTACAATCGAGTTTTAATGTAGATGATTTTGTTGAAACATGTCTTTATTTTTGCTTTTTACCTATTTTCACTATAACAAATAACTTAAAGACTATTTTTAAAATATATACATTTTTTAGTATTAAAAAAATCCTTATAGAATGAAAAGATAAAAACGATAAATTACCTGATGAGTTATTGATAGAAAACACACCAGATGTAGAAAATAAGGAAATGCTTGAAGTTTTTGTAAAATTTAATCTTAAATTAGAACGAACCATAGAGAATTCTAATTTTAAAACTATTGTTGAAATCTTAAAGTCATGCCAGAGTTACGAAGAATTTTGTAATGAATTTTATTTTTGTGTTGTATGCAATTATCAAAATATTTCTGTAAATGGTGTTAGATTTGAAAAAGAAAACTTTTCATGGTTATGAAAAAATAGAGAGTATATTTATGAACATTTTTTTAAAAACCAAAAATAA
- a CDS encoding putative DNA binding domain-containing protein, with protein MHKCGICEERGSGYDKVLFATSKNNMVAHKIENQSDKFTKVTLYSKVTFNLINKEDRIRTCYMYACLMYVQGEPINNNSIRELFGIDVKDKYKASRIIKEALESNLIKAVDKKNGT; from the coding sequence ATGCATAAATGTGGTATTTGTGAAGAACGAGGGAGTGGATATGATAAAGTCCTATTTGCTACAAGTAAAAATAATATGGTCGCTCATAAAATAGAAAATCAAAGCGATAAATTTACTAAGGTAACATTATATTCTAAAGTTACATTTAATTTAATAAACAAAGAAGATAGAATAAGGACTTGTTATATGTATGCTTGTTTAATGTATGTCCAAGGAGAACCTATCAATAATAACTCTATAAGAGAATTATTTGGAATTGATGTTAAAGATAAATATAAGGCATCAAGAATAATAAAAGAAGCGTTGGAAAGTAATTTAATAAAAGCTGTTGATAAAAAAAACGGCACCTAG
- a CDS encoding restriction endonuclease subunit S, with product MNYIFKNMMSKAMNNKIKGEYASVKNLTQVITGKEDANFSDENGKYKFFTCSNEALKCNEYKFNSSSVLIAGNGDFNVKHYTGKFNAYQRTYVLTPEKDYYALLYLSSVERINALKLRSTGSIIKFITKNDIESIPVFIPWDKSILNILNQLLFLKDKKSNENEYLVSLRDYLLPLLLNGQATIED from the coding sequence ATGAACTATATTTTTAAAAATATGATGTCTAAGGCAATGAATAATAAAATTAAAGGTGAATATGCTTCTGTTAAAAACCTTACCCAAGTTATAACTGGTAAAGAAGATGCAAATTTTTCTGATGAAAACGGAAAATATAAGTTTTTTACTTGTTCGAATGAAGCTTTAAAATGTAATGAATATAAGTTTAATAGTTCATCTGTTCTGATAGCTGGTAATGGTGATTTTAATGTTAAACATTATACAGGGAAATTTAATGCCTATCAAAGGACATATGTATTAACCCCTGAAAAAGATTACTATGCTTTATTATATCTGTCATCTGTAGAAAGAATTAATGCACTTAAATTAAGATCTACAGGATCAATTATAAAATTCATAACCAAAAATGATATAGAAAGCATCCCAGTATTCATTCCTTGAGATAAGAGTATTTTAAATATATTAAATCAATTACTATTTTTGAAAGATAAAAAATCTAATGAAAATGAATATTTAGTATCTCTTCGCGATTATCTTCTACCACTTCTTTTAAATGGGCAAGCCACTATTGAAGATTAG
- the xerA gene encoding site-specific tyrosine recombinase/integron integrase, whose translation MKDKYINNILQKMQHCLNNKQMHELKKVLKQELILMENNSDNNDDVSNEKIVELFIGSKTLEGCSDNTIKYYISTIDSMVKSINKQINEIETNDLRNYLSNYQYKNNSSKVTIDNIRRILSSFFSWLEDENYIVKSPVRRIKKVKAPITVKETYSDEELEIMRDNVNNYRDLALIDILASTGMRVGELVKLNIEDVDFKERECIVVGKGNKERIVYFDARTKIHLKKYLDSREDENKSLFVSLKLPYNRISINGIESRLRKIGKDLNIKKVHPHKFRRTLATIAIDKGMPIEQVQRLLGHEKVDTTLKYAMVKQSNVKKAHQKYIG comes from the coding sequence ATGAAAGATAAATATATTAATAATATTTTACAGAAAATGCAACACTGTTTAAATAACAAGCAAATGCATGAACTTAAAAAAGTTCTAAAACAAGAATTAATATTAATGGAAAATAATTCGGATAACAATGACGATGTATCCAATGAAAAAATAGTTGAATTATTTATAGGGTCAAAAACATTAGAAGGTTGTTCCGACAATACAATAAAATATTATATTTCTACTATTGATTCAATGGTTAAATCCATAAATAAACAAATTAATGAAATTGAAACAAATGATTTGAGAAATTATTTGTCAAATTATCAATACAAAAATAATTCAAGTAAGGTAACAATTGACAATATAAGGAGAATATTATCAAGTTTCTTTTCCTGGCTAGAGGATGAAAACTACATCGTAAAAAGTCCAGTTAGAAGAATTAAAAAAGTTAAAGCGCCAATAACCGTTAAGGAAACATATTCAGATGAAGAACTTGAAATAATGAGAGATAATGTCAATAATTACCGAGATTTAGCATTGATCGACATTTTAGCTTCTACAGGAATGAGGGTTGGGGAGTTAGTGAAGCTAAATATTGAAGATGTTGATTTTAAGGAACGGGAGTGTATAGTAGTAGGAAAAGGAAATAAGGAACGAATTGTATATTTTGATGCTAGAACAAAAATTCATTTAAAAAAATATTTAGATTCAAGAGAGGATGAAAACAAATCCTTGTTTGTTTCATTAAAACTGCCATATAATAGAATTAGTATAAATGGAATAGAATCAAGACTTAGAAAAATTGGAAAAGATCTCAATATTAAAAAAGTTCATCCTCATAAATTCAGACGAACATTAGCAACAATTGCGATAGATAAAGGAATGCCAATCGAGCAAGTTCAAAGGCTATTAGGTCATGAAAAAGTGGATACAACATTAAAATATGCAATGGTAAAGCAAAGTAATGTGAAAAAAGCACATCAAAAATATATAGGATAA
- a CDS encoding restriction endonuclease subunit S — MWNLKLNDIAKINSLSLSKKDIISYVKYLDTSNLKSNIIENFQYFEMFKEKLPSRAKRKVKQNTILYSTVRPNQKHFGILKNLDFSSILVSTGFCTIDVDNDIADPDFIYYYITQDFMIKKMQSIAEQSTTSYPSITPNDVKNIEINLPNIEIQRKIGKFLSDIESKIKTNCMINDNLEKQAKLLYDYWFTQFDFPDENGNPYKSSGGEMVWNKQLECSIPEKWEIDPLSAILNFKSGFSFCTDLYVKDGKYKLLTIKNIQDTGINFQVDNYINNVPHNVPDHCFLKVNDILMTLTGNIGRIGILYSSNCLLNQRVALVKNINEELRSFVYYLLKSDIMQKKYQTMANGSSQKNLSPIEAESVLFTYCKQVATNFSSLIDKSLKKIVSNLAENQKLISLRDYLLPLLLNGQSTIED; from the coding sequence ATGTGAAATCTTAAATTAAATGATATAGCAAAAATAAATTCACTTTCATTGTCAAAAAAAGACATAATATCATATGTTAAGTACCTTGATACAAGTAACTTAAAAAGTAATATAATAGAAAACTTTCAGTATTTTGAAATGTTTAAGGAAAAACTCCCAAGCAGGGCTAAGAGGAAGGTTAAACAAAATACTATATTGTACTCAACTGTTAGACCAAATCAAAAACATTTTGGTATACTTAAAAATTTGGATTTTTCGAGTATTTTAGTATCTACTGGTTTTTGCACTATAGATGTAGATAATGATATTGCCGATCCTGATTTTATTTATTATTATATTACCCAGGATTTTATGATAAAAAAAATGCAAAGTATAGCAGAACAAAGCACAACATCATATCCATCTATCACGCCTAATGATGTAAAAAATATTGAGATAAATTTACCAAATATAGAAATTCAAAGGAAGATTGGAAAATTTTTGAGTGATATTGAATCAAAAATAAAAACAAATTGCATGATAAACGATAATTTAGAGAAGCAAGCCAAACTGCTTTATGATTATTGGTTTACTCAATTTGACTTTCCTGATGAAAATGGAAATCCATACAAATCGTCGGGTGGAGAAATGGTTTGGAATAAACAACTAGAATGTAGCATTCCTGAAAAATGAGAAATTGACCCATTATCAGCTATCCTTAACTTTAAATCTGGGTTTTCATTTTGTACTGATCTGTATGTTAAAGATGGAAAGTATAAGTTACTTACCATTAAAAATATTCAAGACACTGGGATTAACTTTCAAGTTGATAATTATATAAATAATGTTCCACACAATGTTCCAGATCATTGTTTTCTAAAAGTAAATGATATTTTAATGACATTGACAGGAAATATTGGAAGGATTGGTATATTATATAGTTCTAATTGCCTTTTAAATCAGCGAGTAGCCCTAGTAAAAAATATTAATGAGGAATTACGTTCATTTGTATATTATCTTCTTAAAAGTGATATTATGCAGAAAAAATACCAAACAATGGCTAATGGGTCTTCACAAAAAAACTTAAGTCCTATCGAAGCTGAAAGTGTTTTGTTCACTTACTGCAAACAAGTAGCAACCAATTTTTCATCCTTAATAGATAAATCTTTAAAAAAGATAGTATCAAATCTAGCGGAAAACCAAAAATTGATTTCTCTTCGCGATTATCTTCTGCCACTTCTTTTAAATGGGCAATCCACTATTGAAGATTAG
- a CDS encoding restriction endonuclease subunit S domain-containing protein: protein MKKLMHYAKYSDEKLSIDGLDVFYVGVENILPNKKGIKPSSFVPKTGKYTKFEKYDILLGNIGPYLKKIWLADKSGLASPDVLVIKPLESKFGKYIYTNLLNDSFFQYAMLGVKGSILPRCDKNHIMNYLIPDVQNKEKIGDFIYFINKKIELNNKINDNLFV, encoded by the coding sequence ATGAAAAAATTAATGCATTATGCAAAGTATTCAGATGAAAAATTAAGTATTGATGGCCTTGATGTTTTTTATGTTGGAGTTGAGAATATTTTGCCAAATAAAAAGGGTATTAAACCATCCTCGTTTGTACCAAAAACCGGAAAATATACTAAATTTGAGAAATATGATATTTTACTAGGCAATATTGGTCCTTATTTAAAGAAGATTTGACTAGCAGATAAAAGTGGGTTAGCAAGTCCTGACGTTTTGGTTATAAAACCATTAGAATCTAAATTTGGCAAATATATTTATACCAACCTTTTAAATGATAGTTTTTTTCAATACGCAATGCTTGGAGTAAAAGGCTCAATATTACCTCGTTGCGATAAAAATCATATTATGAACTATTTAATACCTGATGTTCAAAATAAGGAAAAGATAGGCGATTTTATTTACTTCATTAATAAAAAAATTGAACTAAATAATAAAATAAACGATAATTTATTTGTCTAA
- a CDS encoding ATP-binding protein: MTIFCTNKKDNSKVEGKITPDESTKLKEIVEDLKHKKNHYHYHNEINKKIVGLINLKKEDDFFDYKSEFYKKEKDGSYRKELLHDILCMSNNIQNRDAYLIFGVQDDGKVIGINEDLRSNNILNFINNIKFAGDHAPEIEVLNLYYKYLKIGVIICKTSKNIPFFLSEKYRGIHPNQIFTRVGDTNTPIDGHAKYDSIEKLWKLHFKQEEK; encoded by the coding sequence GTGACTATTTTTTGCACAAATAAGAAAGATAATTCTAAGGTTGAAGGAAAAATAACTCCTGATGAATCAACTAAATTAAAAGAAATTGTGGAAGATTTAAAGCATAAAAAAAATCACTATCACTATCACAATGAAATTAATAAAAAAATTGTCGGTTTAATTAATTTAAAAAAAGAAGACGATTTCTTTGATTATAAAAGTGAATTTTACAAAAAAGAAAAAGATGGATCGTATAGAAAAGAATTACTGCATGACATTCTATGCATGTCCAATAATATACAAAACAGAGATGCTTATTTAATATTCGGAGTTCAAGATGATGGAAAGGTAATTGGAATAAATGAAGATTTAAGGTCTAACAATATTCTAAATTTCATTAATAATATAAAATTTGCAGGAGATCACGCCCCAGAAATTGAAGTATTAAATCTGTATTATAAATATTTAAAAATAGGTGTAATAATTTGTAAAACTTCTAAGAATATTCCTTTTTTTCTATCCGAGAAATATAGGGGCATTCATCCTAATCAAATATTTACACGTGTTGGTGACACAAACACTCCTATAGATGGACATGCCAAATACGATAGTATCGAAAAACTATGAAAATTACATTTCAAACAAGAAGAAAAATAA
- a CDS encoding N-6 DNA methylase, translating into MNLKEKTISLIDALKATCQHYGIGNDGNEYKVITQVFLYKFINDKFGYEIKKISPELNAADKWDEFYANMSEEKRKSLLNRLKPEVPLLEPHHLISGLWNQQKKGNFAQIFDSTMEEIAAKNEGIFATETVHQTKIPIFEKLTIYVTDDIKRSDFARALVDKLVNFSFEEALGEHYDFFADVFEYLLKDYNTNGGGKYAEYYTPQSIAKIMARLLIGEQKEFHSIEIYDPSAGTGALVMALSHSIGIDRCTIYTQDISQKSNKMLKFNLILNGLVSSLQYAIQGDTLTSPHHRSDDKKSLRQFDFVVSNPPFKLDFSETREKLATMPERFWGGVPKVPPTKKESMAIYTLFIQHVINSLKNKTGKGAIVIPTGFITSKSGVESKILKRIVDEKIVYGCVSMPSNVFANTGTNVTVLFFDKARNHDKVILIDASKLGEDYKDGKNKKRRLTEKDIDLIINTFNNKEAIDDFSAAVSYDEIKEKNYSLSAGQYFDIKIDYVEITQEEFEAKMNEYQNELQKYFEEGEKLQKEIMEQLRNLKLSKNNI; encoded by the coding sequence ATGAACTTAAAAGAAAAGACAATTAGTTTAATTGATGCATTAAAAGCAACTTGCCAGCATTATGGAATTGGAAATGATGGTAACGAGTATAAGGTAATTACCCAGGTTTTTCTTTATAAATTTATAAATGATAAATTTGGATATGAAATTAAAAAAATTAGTCCTGAATTAAATGCTGCGGACAAGTGAGATGAATTTTATGCTAATATGAGCGAAGAAAAAAGAAAATCATTACTTAATAGACTAAAACCTGAAGTTCCGCTTCTTGAGCCCCACCATTTAATTTCTGGGCTTTGAAATCAGCAAAAAAAGGGTAATTTTGCGCAAATCTTCGATTCAACAATGGAAGAAATAGCTGCTAAAAATGAAGGAATTTTCGCAACAGAAACTGTTCATCAGACAAAAATTCCTATTTTTGAAAAACTTACAATTTATGTTACTGACGATATCAAAAGGTCAGATTTTGCAAGAGCTTTAGTTGATAAATTGGTTAATTTTTCTTTTGAAGAAGCTCTTGGTGAACATTATGATTTTTTTGCAGATGTGTTTGAATATCTTCTAAAGGACTATAACACAAATGGGGGCGGAAAATACGCAGAGTATTACACTCCTCAATCAATCGCAAAAATAATGGCAAGATTGCTTATTGGTGAACAAAAAGAGTTTCATAGCATTGAAATTTATGACCCTTCTGCTGGGACAGGAGCACTTGTAATGGCATTATCGCACAGCATAGGTATTGATAGATGTACTATTTACACTCAAGATATTTCACAAAAAAGCAACAAGATGCTTAAATTTAATTTGATTTTAAATGGGTTGGTTTCATCATTACAATATGCTATTCAAGGAGATACCTTGACCTCTCCACATCACAGAAGTGATGACAAAAAATCATTAAGACAATTTGATTTTGTTGTTTCTAACCCACCTTTTAAATTAGATTTTTCAGAAACTAGAGAAAAATTAGCTACTATGCCTGAGCGTTTTTGAGGTGGCGTGCCTAAAGTTCCACCAACAAAAAAAGAAAGTATGGCAATTTATACATTATTTATTCAACATGTTATTAATTCATTAAAGAATAAAACAGGTAAAGGCGCAATCGTTATTCCAACCGGCTTTATCACATCTAAATCAGGTGTTGAAAGTAAAATTTTAAAAAGAATTGTTGATGAGAAAATAGTTTATGGTTGTGTAAGTATGCCATCTAATGTTTTTGCTAACACGGGTACTAATGTTACTGTACTATTCTTTGATAAGGCTAGAAACCATGATAAAGTAATTTTGATTGATGCCTCAAAACTTGGTGAAGATTATAAAGATGGAAAAAACAAAAAAAGAAGATTAACTGAAAAAGATATAGATTTAATTATAAATACATTTAATAACAAAGAAGCAATTGATGATTTTTCTGCTGCCGTCTCATATGATGAGATAAAAGAAAAAAACTACTCACTTTCTGCTGGTCAGTATTTTGATATTAAAATTGATTATGTTGAAATAACACAAGAAGAATTTGAAGCAAAAATGAATGAATATCAAAATGAACTTCAAAAATATTTTGAAGAGGGAGAAAAGCTTCAAAAAGAAATAATGGAGCAGCTGCGAAATTTAAAATTATCTAAAAATAATATCTAA
- a CDS encoding type I restriction endonuclease has product MAEFNEKTRVQIPALVHLLRLGYKYLGRNSDSTKSFKYDATTNIAVDIFKEKFFQLNPSFKGDFNEVLREINHDLNNDDLGMSFYNRLISHNQKLIDFENINNNSFHFTGEFPYRNEGEEFRPDITLFINGLPLVFIEVKTPNNPGGIVAEAERMNNKRLPNPKFRRYINITQLMIFSNNMEYDNVDGIAPVEGAFYSTAAKQKAFFNCFREDSDKFITSYPYKPIDMGIEKQIIGDFNAHTLPSTPEYKTNLDFNTPTNRIITSLCSWERLLFIIKYGVAYLNYNKEIDGNIKQFNLKHIMRYQQLLATLAVGNTLKEGKKSGIIWHTQGSGKTALSYYLIKYLTDYFSSQNKVAKFYFIVDRLDLLEQAKQEFEYRGLSVKTPNNKQELMTQFQTTHATEGNDGKMEITVVNIQRFDEKDKINIADYSVNLQRIFIIDEAHRSYKKGGSFLANLFNADTNSIKIALTGTPLLRKDKESWSIFGNYIHTYYYDKSIKDGYTLKIIREDVETSCKLKLEEIHDSLQQLAQKNDVKMSNIIEHDSYVEELTKFIIKDFKQFQNSRESNSLGGMVICETSNQAKKIYKFFNKIQSNMDDNEFEKTNLKAALILHDTEDKATRMKHINDFKKGKNIDILIVYNMLLTGFDAPRLKKIYFGRKLTDHTLLQAITRVNRPYKESTYGYIIDFADIKKNFNETNEAYLRELQKINEPSDAETYDVLNSIFEDKDKLIDNVKKASNELFKYTINNLEIFNSEISEIDDKKHLIELRNVLFSARDSFNLVRTWGDVDLKEKFNEIKIENLPILINLLTKRINIVNQKLALKDNESFKSSINEIMNNIEFIFKKTSLNDELKIVSTDILNEKWVQISREFEANIDTKDPEYSSLISIIRAKFAQRGFNIHNMDEFDESSTFLEETLSNIKKINKDNNNLLAKYDNDQKFVRIHKRILELNKKHADEKYELILSNDYREIMNVLKMIKNNIDNEIYKKDSIVNHQSYFKRTISSTIYNIFEEKKIEMNNENIEFIIHNVEEEYTSQIKQ; this is encoded by the coding sequence ATGGCTGAATTTAATGAAAAAACAAGAGTACAAATACCTGCATTAGTGCATTTGTTAAGACTTGGATATAAATATCTTGGAAGAAATTCTGATAGTACAAAATCATTTAAATATGATGCTACTACCAATATTGCTGTCGATATTTTTAAAGAAAAATTTTTTCAATTAAATCCAAGTTTTAAAGGTGATTTTAATGAGGTATTACGCGAAATAAATCATGACCTAAACAATGATGATTTAGGAATGAGTTTTTATAATCGCTTAATCTCACATAATCAAAAATTAATAGATTTTGAAAATATTAATAACAACTCTTTTCATTTCACTGGAGAATTTCCTTACCGAAACGAAGGCGAAGAATTTAGACCTGATATAACTTTATTTATTAATGGCTTACCTTTGGTTTTTATTGAGGTTAAAACACCTAATAATCCTGGAGGCATCGTTGCTGAAGCTGAAAGGATGAATAACAAAAGATTACCAAATCCTAAATTTAGAAGATATATAAACATTACCCAATTAATGATTTTTTCCAATAATATGGAATACGATAATGTTGACGGCATTGCACCAGTTGAGGGTGCGTTTTACAGCACTGCGGCAAAACAAAAAGCGTTTTTCAATTGCTTTAGAGAAGATTCAGATAAGTTTATCACTAGCTATCCTTACAAGCCTATAGATATGGGCATAGAAAAACAAATCATTGGTGATTTTAATGCTCATACATTACCTTCGACCCCAGAATACAAAACAAATTTAGATTTCAATACCCCTACAAATAGAATTATCACATCTTTATGTTCTTGAGAAAGATTGCTTTTTATCATTAAATACGGGGTTGCCTATTTAAATTATAATAAGGAAATAGATGGTAATATCAAGCAATTTAACTTAAAACACATAATGCGTTATCAACAATTGCTAGCTACATTAGCGGTTGGCAATACCCTTAAAGAAGGTAAAAAGTCAGGAATTATTTGACACACTCAAGGGAGTGGAAAAACTGCATTATCATATTATTTAATAAAATATTTGACTGACTATTTTTCTTCTCAAAACAAAGTTGCTAAATTTTACTTTATTGTCGACAGATTGGATTTACTAGAACAAGCTAAACAGGAATTTGAATATCGTGGTTTGTCTGTTAAAACACCTAATAATAAACAAGAATTAATGACACAATTTCAAACAACCCATGCTACTGAAGGCAATGATGGAAAAATGGAAATCACTGTAGTTAATATCCAACGATTTGATGAAAAAGATAAGATCAATATTGCTGATTACTCAGTAAATTTACAAAGAATTTTTATAATAGATGAAGCACACAGAAGTTATAAAAAGGGCGGTAGTTTTTTAGCAAATTTATTTAATGCTGATACTAACTCAATTAAAATTGCGCTAACTGGTACACCGCTTTTAAGAAAAGATAAAGAATCATGATCTATATTTGGTAATTATATTCATACATATTATTATGATAAATCTATAAAAGATGGCTATACGCTAAAAATTATCAGAGAGGATGTTGAAACTTCATGTAAATTAAAACTAGAAGAAATTCATGACAGCCTACAACAGTTAGCGCAAAAAAACGATGTAAAAATGTCTAATATTATTGAGCACGATTCATATGTTGAGGAACTTACAAAATTCATAATCAAAGATTTTAAACAATTTCAAAATTCTCGTGAGAGTAATTCATTAGGAGGCATGGTTATTTGTGAAACAAGCAACCAAGCGAAAAAAATATATAAATTTTTCAACAAGATCCAAAGCAATATGGACGATAACGAGTTTGAAAAAACCAATTTAAAAGCCGCTCTAATTTTACACGACACTGAAGATAAGGCAACCAGAATGAAACATATCAATGACTTTAAAAAAGGTAAAAATATTGATATTTTAATTGTTTATAACATGCTTTTAACTGGTTTTGATGCACCTAGATTAAAAAAAATATATTTCGGTAGAAAATTAACTGACCACACATTATTACAAGCTATAACTCGCGTTAATAGACCATATAAAGAAAGTACATATGGTTATATTATTGATTTTGCAGATATCAAGAAAAATTTTAATGAAACAAACGAGGCTTACCTTCGCGAATTGCAAAAAATAAATGAACCAAGTGATGCAGAAACATATGATGTGTTAAATAGCATTTTTGAAGATAAAGACAAATTAATTGATAATGTAAAAAAAGCATCAAACGAATTGTTTAAATACACAATTAACAACTTGGAAATTTTTAATTCAGAAATATCTGAAATTGACGATAAAAAACATTTAATAGAGTTAAGAAATGTATTATTTAGTGCAAGAGATTCATTTAATTTAGTTAGAACTTGAGGTGATGTAGATTTGAAGGAAAAATTTAACGAAATCAAAATTGAAAATCTCCCAATTTTGATTAATCTACTTACAAAGAGAATAAATATAGTAAACCAAAAACTTGCATTAAAAGATAATGAATCATTTAAATCATCTATAAACGAAATTATGAATAATATTGAATTCATATTTAAAAAAACTTCGCTTAATGATGAATTAAAAATTGTTTCTACAGATATATTAAATGAAAAATGGGTTCAAATATCAAGAGAATTTGAAGCGAATATCGATACAAAAGATCCAGAGTACTCATCTTTAATCTCAATAATAAGAGCGAAATTTGCTCAAAGAGGTTTCAATATTCATAATATGGATGAATTCGATGAATCTTCCACATTTTTAGAAGAAACATTATCCAATATAAAAAAAATTAACAAAGATAATAACAATTTACTGGCTAAGTATGATAATGACCAAAAATTTGTTCGCATACATAAACGGATTTTGGAGTTAAATAAAAAACATGCTGATGAAAAATACGAATTAATTCTTTCAAACGACTATCGTGAAATAATGAATGTGTTAAAAATGATAAAAAACAACATAGATAATGAAATTTATAAAAAGGATTCTATTGTAAATCATCAAAGTTACTTTAAAAGAACAATTAGTAGCACAATATATAACATTTTTGAAGAAAAGAAAATTGAAATGAATAATGAAAATATTGAATTCATTATTCATAATGTTGAAGAGGAATACACTAGTCAAATCAAACAATAA
- a CDS encoding large conductance mechanosensitive channel protein MscL, whose amino-acid sequence MFRKASKDAWAVVKRSNMLMLAIGLLLGAAFNEVVKSLANDVIMPPIAQLARVKDVEQWKWGSVLIGKFLSALIAFIIVSFIIYVLLMVVFLIKAKVDFKKLLKLKKEEEEVVPEPTTQELILLELQKLNETIKEQKEQE is encoded by the coding sequence ATGTTTAGAAAAGCTAGTAAAGATGCATGAGCAGTGGTAAAAAGAAGCAACATGTTAATGCTTGCAATAGGTCTTTTATTAGGAGCTGCTTTCAATGAAGTTGTAAAATCATTGGCAAATGATGTAATCATGCCGCCAATCGCTCAATTAGCCAGAGTTAAAGATGTAGAACAATGAAAATGAGGTTCAGTTTTAATAGGTAAATTCTTATCGGCATTAATCGCCTTCATTATTGTTTCGTTCATTATCTATGTATTATTGATGGTCGTATTTTTAATTAAGGCTAAGGTTGATTTTAAGAAATTGTTAAAATTAAAAAAAGAGGAAGAAGAGGTTGTCCCTGAACCAACAACACAGGAATTGATTTTATTAGAACTTCAAAAACTTAATGAGACAATTAAAGAACAAAAAGAACAAGAATAA
- the rplU gene encoding 50S ribosomal protein L21, which translates to MFAIIETGGKQILVKEGQTIFIEKIEGQEGSTVKFDKVLLVGEKIGKPYLEKAYVEGVIQKQGKSKKIIVYRHNAKSTHKRKLGHRQPYTRVEVKKIVG; encoded by the coding sequence ATGTTCGCTATTATTGAAACTGGAGGCAAACAAATTTTAGTCAAAGAAGGCCAAACAATTTTCATTGAAAAAATTGAAGGTCAAGAAGGCTCAACAGTTAAATTTGACAAGGTTTTACTAGTTGGTGAAAAAATTGGTAAACCATATCTTGAAAAAGCTTATGTTGAAGGCGTAATCCAAAAACAAGGCAAAAGTAAAAAAATCATCGTATACCGTCACAATGCTAAATCAACTCACAAAAGAAAACTTGGACACCGTCAACCTTACACACGTGTTGAAGTTAAAAAGATCGTAGGATAG